In Lineus longissimus chromosome 9, tnLinLong1.2, whole genome shotgun sequence, one genomic interval encodes:
- the LOC135493379 gene encoding dolichyl-phosphate beta-glucosyltransferase-like translates to MDFLTLFQFLVAIVVILIILALIIIYVTSEAYPDLSRHESEKYFQDPKAKKQSKFASLFDDASVQLSVIVPSYNEEMRLPVMMDETLAYLEGRQKSESSFTYEIIVVDDGSKDNTSRVALGYSEKYGSDKVRVLTFVKNRGKGGAVRLGMLSARGDQLLFADADGASKFSDMVKLEKDLEKINTQKHGMAVVCGSRSHLEQESIAERSLFRTFMMHGFHFLVWFLCVKGIRDTQCGFKMFTREAARLLFTNLHVNRWAFDVDLLYVAQTFNIPISEVAIAWQEIDGSKMVPVLSWIEMGIDLFLIRLRYLLGVWKITEKPKRD, encoded by the exons ATGGATTTCCTCACCCTTTTCCAGTTTTTGGTTGCAATTGttgtcattttgataattttg GCACTCATCATCATTTACGTCACATCCGAGGCTTACCCAGATCTGAGTCGACATGAGAGTGAGAAATACTTCCAGGACCCCAAGGCAAAAAAGCAATCAAAGTTTGCAAGTTTGTTTGATGACGCATCTGTACAGCTGTCTGTGATTGTTCCGTCCTATAATGAGGAAATGCGAT TACCGGTGATGATGGATGAAACATTAGCATACTTAGAGGGACGCCAAAAATCAGAGTCATCATTTACATATGAAATAATAGTGGTCGATGATGGTAGCAAAGATAACACATCACGA GTTGCCTTGGGATATTCTGAGAAATATGGGTCTGATAAAGTGCGTGTACTTACGTTTGTGAAGAACCGAGGAAAGGGAGGGGCTGTTAGATTG GGAATGCTAAGTGCTCGTGGTGATCAGCTGTTATTCGCCGACGCAGACGGTGCATCAAAATTCAGTGATATGGTCAAACTAGAAAAAGATCTGGAAAAGATTAACACGCAAAAG CATGGTATGGCAGTAGTCTGTGGATCAAGATCACATCTAGAACAAGAGTCTATAGCTGAG CGATCTTTATTTAGGACCTTCATGATGCATGGCTTCCATTTCCTAGTCTGGTTCCTCTGTGTAAAAGGCATCCGAGATACGCAGTGTGGATTCAAGATGTTTACACGAGAGGCAGCAAGATTATTATTCACCAATCTCCATGTGAATCGCTGGGCGTTTGATGTCGATCTGCTCTATGTCGCTCAGACTTTCAACATTCCAATCAGTGAGGTGGCAATTGCTTGGCAAGAAATAGATG GTTCCAAAATGGTTCCTGTTCTCAGCTGGATTGAGATGGGAATCGACCTCTTCCTCATAAGATTACGTTATTTATTAGGCGTTTGGAAAATTACGGAGAAACCCAAGAGAGATTAG
- the LOC135493496 gene encoding exosome complex component RRP43-like, with amino-acid sequence MAAEFKVAQPLEYYRKFLEQDIRPDGRDLGEIRPTLLNLGSITTANGSALVKLGNTSVVCGIKAELASPKPEEPNKGFIVPNVDLSPLCSSRFRPGPPSEQAQVCSQFVMDLIENSKCLCAEDLCILKGKLVWVLYCDLLCLNYDGNILDACLIALMAALKTTTLPETTVDEETEKVQTFPGKRKQLLIHHHPISTSFAVFDDEIIFTDPTDEEECLATGVVTIATVENGDVCAVHKPGGSMMNDGKLSDCIDRAKLRGKEVRRLIDETIHSVER; translated from the exons ATGGCGGCCGAATTCAA AGTTGCACAACCTCTTGAATACTACAGGAAGTTTTTA GAACAGGATATACGACCTGATGGGAGGGATCTTGGAGAAATCCGACCCACCTTGCTGAATCTTG GGTCTATCACTACAGCAAATGGTTCAGCACTGGTGAAACTCGGAAATACAAGTGTTGTATGTGGAATCAAAGCA GAACTCGCATCACCAAAGCCTGAAGAACCTAACAAAGGGTTTATTG TGCCAAATGTGGACCTTTCTCCATTGTGTTCATCAAGATTTCGACCGGGACCACCGAGTGAACAGGCTCAAGTTTGTAGTCAATTTGTCATGGATCTCATTGAAAA TTCAAAATGTTTATGTGCCGAGGACCTGTGCATACTTAAAGGAAAG CTAGTCTGGGTGCTATACTGCGACCTGTTATGCTTGAACTATGATGGGAACATTTTGGATGCGTGTTTGATAGCACTGATGGCAGCGCTGAAAACGACAACACTTCCAGAGACAACAGTGGATGAAGAAACAGAAAAAGTACAAACATTTCCTGGGAAACGAAAACAGTTGTTGATCCACCATCATCCTATCTCTACAAGCTTTGCAGTATTTGATGA TGAAATTATTTTCACTGACCCAACCGATGAAGAAGAATGCCTTGCAACTGGTGTAGTTACCATAGCAACAGTTGAAAATGGTGATGTCTGTGCTGTTCACAAACCAG GAGGTAGCATGATGAATGATGGAAAACTAAGCGATTGCATCGACCGGGCAAAGTTGCGCGGAAAGGAAGTGAGGAGGCTCATCGATGAGACAATTCATAGTGTGGAAAGATAG